The following nucleotide sequence is from Treponema pectinovorum.
TAAGAACTCAAAAGATAAAAGAAGTAAAAGAAGCTTCCAGCGATACTTTAAAACTCATAGGCAAAGGAATTTCTGTTTCTTCAGATTATGATAATCACGTTACCTATGAATTTACTCGCTTAAATGAAATAAAACCAGAAATGATTGCATCTGCAACCCAAAGTGCAAGGGCAGGAGCAGAGCAGTTTGCAAAAGATTCTGGCAGCAAAGTTGGCAAAATAAAATCTGCAACTCAAGGGCTTTTCACGATTGAAAATGCAGCAGAAGGACTTGAAGAACGCAAAAATGTTCGTGTTGTAACTACAGTTGTTTATATTTTAAAAGACTAAAAATAGATTAACCTTTACCGATTAAAAGTTTTTCAATCTTTCTGTTATTAAATATGAGGGCAATAATGGTTGTAGCTTATAAGTTGGAATATGACCTAAAAAATTCTGCGGTTTAAAATGCGGTTTTAGCCAAGTTCTATTCATTTTTCAGGTTTGAGCCCCTCGACCATAAACTCTTGTGGTATTTTTGAAGGTTTAGCTTCTTTATTTACGCAAGCCCAGGTAACGTCTGCTTCTGCACTTATCTGTCCATCTGGCTTTTTTATTATCTGATGCATTGTTCCAGAAACTGCACCCATTTTTACTGGCTTTGTTTGAATTTCTAATTCTTCGTGCATTTTTGCAGAAACTTTGTAGTGAATATCCACATGTGTTACAAAAAGATAGTAGCCTGCATTAAAAAGTTCATCGTATTTGAAGCCGATTTTTTCTAAAAAATCCATTCTTGCTGTTTCTAAATAGTTTAAATAAACCGCATTGTTCACATGATTGTAGGAATCGCACTCGTATGGGCGAACCTTTAAATTTGTAATTACTTTCATAGCGAAAAAAATTGTAGCACAAACCGCGTTCTATATGCAAACTTTGAATTACGAAAGTTCTGCAAGTTCACTCCAGCGCTCATAAGAAGTTTGAAGTCTTTTTTCTATTGTGGTGTATTCTTCGCCTGCTTTGCGCGATACTTCATAATTCTGGCTTGCCATTAGATTTTCCAATTCTTTCTTTTTTTCTTCGTCGTTTAATATTTGCTCTTCTAAAAGTTCAAATTCTTTTTGCTCTTTAAAAGTGCGTTTGCGTGGTTTTGTTTGTAACGGGGGCGTTGCGGGGGTGTCCTCCGCAGAGGGGGTAGCGACCAACGAAGTGGGCGCGCAGGGGGAGACCTCTTTCTTTTGCGCCTGCAACGCTTCCCCCTCCTTCTTTTTTAATTCCAAATATTCGGAGCATTTGCCTACAAAGCCGGAAACGCTGCCGTCGTCTTCCATTATAAAAAGCGTGTCTGCAATTTTGTCCATAAAATAGCGGTCGTGGCTTACGATTAGGAGGCAACCAGAATATTCGAGCAAAAATTGCTCTAAGATGTTCATTGTAAAGATGTCGAAGTCGTTTGTGGGTTCGTCTAAAACCAAAAAATTTGGATTTGAAATTAAAAGCCTGACCAAAAATACCCGTTTTCGCTCGCCACCAGAAAGTGTAGAAAGCATTGAGTGCTGAATTTTTCCTTCAAAGCCAAATTCCTTTAAAAATTGAGATGCGCTTAAATCTTTGCCGTTGTTGCGGTGTACGACTTCCGCAACTTCTTTTATATAGTCGAGGACCGTAAGGCTTAAATCGCTAAAGGTTGGATTTTGCTCGTAGTAACCTATGAAGGTGTTTTCGCCTTTTTCTACGCTGCCACTGTCGCTTGCAAGTTTGCCTGTTATTATGTT
It contains:
- a CDS encoding acyl-CoA thioesterase, yielding MKVITNLKVRPYECDSYNHVNNAVYLNYLETARMDFLEKIGFKYDELFNAGYYLFVTHVDIHYKVSAKMHEELEIQTKPVKMGAVSGTMHQIIKKPDGQISAEADVTWACVNKEAKPSKIPQEFMVEGLKPEK